A window of Neorhizobium galegae bv. orientalis str. HAMBI 540 genomic DNA:
CCCGGCATGAACTTGTTCTGCTTGGCGGCTGCGGCATCGCAGACATAGGGCAGCAGGTCCGGCTTGACGCCGGCGAAGTTGAGGAGCGTGTTGCCCTTGGCCGCGGCGCCATAGGCTGCCACCGTCTTGCCCTCGCGCTTTGCGTCCAGCAGGAAGGCGAGCGCGTCGTTCTTGACCTTTTCGGCCTTGGCCTGGAAATCGGCATAGGTGGCCGAGGTCTGAAGACCACGGCGCTGCTCTTCGCCGAGAAGTGCGGCAACCGCCTCTGTCGTCTGCCGCGGATCACCCGCATGGCATCCGTAGACGCGCAGGCTGCCGCCATGGGTCGGCAATTCCTCGACGTCGAAGATACGTAAGCCCGCCGCTTCGAAGATCTTTCCGACCGTGAAGAGGGAAAGATAGGAGAAGTGCTCGTGATAGACCGTATCGAACTGATTGTACTCGATGAGCCGCATCACATGCGGAAATTCGAGCGTGACGGTGCCGCCGGCCTTCAGCACCGCCTTCAGGCCGCGCGTGAAATCGTTGATATCTGGAACATGCGCATAGACGTTGTTGCCGAGGATGAGATCGGCACCCTTGCCTTCCTCAGCCAGCATTTTGCCGAGCGCTTCGCCAAAGAATTCTCGGCGGACCGGAATGCCGAGCGCCTCGGCAGCTTCGGCGGTGCTGGCCGTCGGCTCGACGCCGAGGCAGGGTATGCCGGCCTT
This region includes:
- a CDS encoding class I SAM-dependent methyltransferase produces the protein MNCRHCGTALRCDFLDLGFAPPSNAYLTAEDLVKPEVYFPLRLQVCEECWLVQTEDYASAESLFSAEYAYFSSASTSWLAHAARYVEMITSRLGLGRDSMVIEVASNDGYLLKNFVKAGIPCLGVEPTASTAEAAEALGIPVRREFFGEALGKMLAEEGKGADLILGNNVYAHVPDINDFTRGLKAVLKAGGTVTLEFPHVMRLIEYNQFDTVYHEHFSYLSLFTVGKIFEAAGLRIFDVEELPTHGGSLRVYGCHAGDPRQTTEAVAALLGEEQRRGLQTSATYADFQAKAEKVKNDALAFLLDAKREGKTVAAYGAAAKGNTLLNFAGVKPDLLPYVCDAAAAKQNKFMPGSHIPILHPDEIVARRPDYVMILPWNIATEVRQQLASLADQGTRFVTAVPELKVI